Proteins from a genomic interval of Quercus lobata isolate SW786 chromosome 11, ValleyOak3.0 Primary Assembly, whole genome shotgun sequence:
- the LOC115968350 gene encoding CBS domain-containing protein CBSX2, chloroplastic-like isoform X2 — MNSISLPNSQLLTPWPNSLLLHYPNHFPSSSSSIFPSYTYTPPSSLATPSLSKRRRFHFSAGGGRLVVSALSGVGVTNSIPPRGGTYTVGDFMTKKEELHVVKPTTTVEEALDALVEKRITGFPVIDDQWKLTFNEIQKLIGKNNGKVVGDLMTPAPLVVRESTNLEDAARLLLETKYRRLPVVDGDGKLVGIITRGNVVRAALQIKRASEKST, encoded by the exons ATGAACTCGATCTCTCTACCAAATTCTCAACTCCTCACACCATGGCCTAACTCACTTCTTCTCCATTATCCCAATcactttccttcttcttcttcttctatcttTCCCTCTTACACTTACACACCACCTTCGTCTCTCGCTACTCCTTCTCTCTCCAAACGACGCCGTTTCCATTTCTCCGCCGGCGGCGGCCGGCTCGTCGTCTCCGCTTTGTCCGGCGTCGGCGTTACCAACTCTATCCCG CCTAGAGGCGGAACATATACTGTTGGTGATTTTATGACAAAGAAGGAGGAACTACATGTTGTAAAACCTACAACTACTGTTGAAGAAG CTTTGGATGCTCTTGTAGAGAAGAGAATAACTGGTTTTCCTGTTATTGATGATCAATGGAAATTG ACATTCAATGAGATACAGAAATTGATTGGTAAGAATAATGGTAAGGTTGTCGGGGACTTGATGACTCCTGCTCCACTTGTTGTTCGTGAATCCACCAATCTGGAAGATGCTGCTAg GTTGTTGCTTGAAACAAAATACCGTCGATTGCCTGTAGTAGATGGTGATGGTAAACTG GTTGGAATCATAACAAGGGGAAATGTTGTTAGAGCTGCGCTTCAGATAAAACGTGCCAGTGAGAAGTCAACATAG
- the LOC115968350 gene encoding CBS domain-containing protein CBSX2, chloroplastic-like isoform X1, with amino-acid sequence MNSISLPNSQLLTPWPNSLLLHYPNHFPSSSSSIFPSYTYTPPSSLATPSLSKRRRFHFSAGGGRLVVSALSGVGVTNSIPPRGGTYTVGDFMTKKEELHVVKPTTTVEEALDALVEKRITGFPVIDDQWKLVGVVSDYDLLALDSISGGNQSDTNLFPDVDSSWKTFNEIQKLIGKNNGKVVGDLMTPAPLVVRESTNLEDAARLLLETKYRRLPVVDGDGKLVGIITRGNVVRAALQIKRASEKST; translated from the exons ATGAACTCGATCTCTCTACCAAATTCTCAACTCCTCACACCATGGCCTAACTCACTTCTTCTCCATTATCCCAATcactttccttcttcttcttcttctatcttTCCCTCTTACACTTACACACCACCTTCGTCTCTCGCTACTCCTTCTCTCTCCAAACGACGCCGTTTCCATTTCTCCGCCGGCGGCGGCCGGCTCGTCGTCTCCGCTTTGTCCGGCGTCGGCGTTACCAACTCTATCCCG CCTAGAGGCGGAACATATACTGTTGGTGATTTTATGACAAAGAAGGAGGAACTACATGTTGTAAAACCTACAACTACTGTTGAAGAAG CTTTGGATGCTCTTGTAGAGAAGAGAATAACTGGTTTTCCTGTTATTGATGATCAATGGAAATTG GTTGGTGTCGTTTCAGACTATGACCTGTTAGCACTTGACTCGATATCAG GTGGCAATCAAAGTGACACAAATTTGTTTCCTGATGTCGATAGTTCATGGAAA ACATTCAATGAGATACAGAAATTGATTGGTAAGAATAATGGTAAGGTTGTCGGGGACTTGATGACTCCTGCTCCACTTGTTGTTCGTGAATCCACCAATCTGGAAGATGCTGCTAg GTTGTTGCTTGAAACAAAATACCGTCGATTGCCTGTAGTAGATGGTGATGGTAAACTG GTTGGAATCATAACAAGGGGAAATGTTGTTAGAGCTGCGCTTCAGATAAAACGTGCCAGTGAGAAGTCAACATAG